In Phaseolus vulgaris cultivar G19833 chromosome 10, P. vulgaris v2.0, whole genome shotgun sequence, a single genomic region encodes these proteins:
- the LOC137818575 gene encoding uncharacterized protein — protein sequence MGSNSLKDYLKRYETNTVEEKKKTKKKQKKKSQPQTTGLLVVDEDPTWQKPIDLEEENNDNSSDEEKPQVDEDIDVKRMKRLEQLRARRPYHAISEDGSGWVSLSSNPENYIDSNNDISPPRKRKGADLSPGQQLKRNDTPSPDYRTSDLQDISPPRRGRHDSPPRRGHHDSPPRRGHHDSPPQDALHGSVASDLSPRRKILKNAARTGLRDISHGRSPKDFSPPRRDQHDYETSDLQDISPPRRSRHDSPSQDVMRGSVAPDLSPPRKIQKNVARSGFSYSNRRSPQDLSPPRHGRHDSPSQDALHGSVVSDLSPPRKIQKNVGRLGSSDLSRHHSPSISVKVGSHPSLDPDLAPPRKNTKESSNPASKTGLISGKDIRDEIDKKKSDDMLRFNKMDPSISGRGAEPVYRDKIKGVRISKEEYLKSKQKVEEKPKEIEIEWGKGLAQKREAEARLKELELEKEKPFARTRDDPELDKMLKERLRWGDPMAHLVKKKYPEPVLPNLGENEKMKESGFVVPQDIPNHSWLKRGLDAASNRYGIRPGRHWDGVDRSNGFEKDMFKRTNERQARDREAYLWSVSDM from the exons ATGGGGTCCAATTCATTGAAGGATTATTTGAAAAGGTATGAAACTAACACAgtagaagagaagaaaaaaacgaagaagaagcagaagaagAAAAGTCAACCACAAACCACTGGCTTATTAGTCGTGGATGAGGATCCCACGTGGCAGAAACCCATAGATCTTGAAGAAGAAAACAATGATAACTCATCCG ATGAAGAGAAACCACAAGTTGATGAAGACATTGATGTGAAGCGTATGAAGAGGCTTGAGCAGCTGAGGGCCAGACGTCCTTATCATGCTATATCTGAGGATGGAAGTGGTTGggtttcactttcttctaaccCGGAAAATTATATTGACTCAAACAACGATATTTCTCCTCCTCGTAAAAGAAAAGGTGCTGATTTATCACCTGGTCAACAGTTGAAACGCAATGACACCCCATCACCAGATTATAGGACTTCTGATTTGCAAGACATCTCTCCCCCTCGACGAGGTCGCCATGATTCTCCCCCTCGACGAGGTCACCATGATTCTCCCCCTCGACGAGGTCACCATGATTCTCCCCCTCAGGATGCTTTGCATGGTTCTGTGGCATCAGACCTTTCACCCCGAAGGAAAATCCTGAAGAATGCTGCAAGAACTGGTTTGCGTGATATTTCTCATGGTCGTTCACCCAAAGATTTCTCTCCTCCTCGACGAGACCAGCATGATTATGAGACTTCTGATTTGCAAGATATCTCTCCGCCTAGACGAAGTCGTCATGATTCTCCCTCTCAAGATGTTATGCGTGGATCTGTGGCACCCGACCTTTCACCCCCGAGGAAAATCCAGAAGAATGTTGCAAGATCAGGTTTTTCTTATTCTAACCGCCGTTCACCTCAAGATCTATCTCCGCCTCGACACGGTCGTCACGATTCTCCTTCGCAAGATGCTTTACATGGATCTGTAGTGTCAGACCTTTCACCCCCAAGGAAAATTCAGAAGAATGTTGGAAGACTGGGTTCGTCTGATCTTTCTCGCCATCATTCACCTagtatttcagttaaagttggtTCACATCCATCTTTGGATCCTGACCTAGCTCCACCAAGGAAAAATACCAAGGAGTCATCAAATCCAGCTAGTAAAACAGGTTTAATTTCTGGTAAGGATATCAGGGACGAGATTGACAAAAAGAAGAGCGATGATATGTTGAG ATTTAACAAGATGGACCCTTCCATCAGTGGACGTGGTGCTGAACCTGTTTATCGTGATAAAATAAAAG GAGTGCGCATTTCGAAGGAGGAATACTTGAAGTCAAAACAGAAAGTAGAAGAAAAACCCAAG GAGATAGAAATAGAATGGGGCAAGGGCTTAGCTCAAAAGCGTGAAGCTGAGGCTAGGCTGAAGGAACTAGAACTTGAGAAGGAGAAGCCTTTTGCACGGACTAG AGATGATCCTGAACTAGACAAAATGCTGAAGGAGAGATTAAGGTGGGGTGATCCGATGGCACATCTTGTAAAG AAAAAATATCCAGAGCCTGTTCTTCCAAACTTGGGGGAAAATGAGAAGATGAAGGAATCAGGTTTTGTAGTCCCTCAGGATATTCCAAATCACAGCTGGTTAAAAAGAGGTTTAGATGCTGCTTCAAATCGGTATGGAATAAGGCCCGGACGACACTGGGATGGTGTTGATCGTAGTAATG GGTTCGAAAAGGATATGTTCAAGAGAACAAATGAGAGACAAGCTAGAGATAGAGAAGCTTATCTTTGGTCCGTGTCTGATATGTGA
- the LOC137817995 gene encoding uncharacterized protein — protein sequence MTFVLLGCERGGKYRRYKKDVDISGTGSRKCECPFRLRGKPVKGGQGWMVELICGSHNHDLAETMVGHPYAGRLSVEEKVMVEDMTKTSVKARNILLRMKERNEKNVTTIKQVYNAMCVHRRSQRGHRTEMQQFMLLLERDMYVHWCRCEEVSNVVQDIFWTHPDSVKLVNNSFNIVILMDSTYKTNKYRMPLLEVVGITSTVRIVFPEAYNLLCRFHIDKNVKAKCKILVHPREAWDQVMQAWGSVVDCDIAEAFEDHVNPFQVVCSPWPIFVDYVMDTWLRPHKEKFVKAWIDKLQSKSLNVVGHRFKVTAYKKLLGFVSKYALNLISEELDRVKLVGFDKNRCGCALTCTHGLPCACQLASFGVGSIPLKSVHVMWTRLSFEDIASEQCSSELSIDKEFEVITKRFKELDVAAFPEKTSINAPHAKVKTKGVVKMARPTKFMRSTKRMPSYFEHVDFLHSQEDSCSTKKSMEGHLPQILPPKSIPFFDQFPAGYHPYIFDVVDVKADGHCGYRVVAAELGMGEESWAVVRMNLLKELSEWRQEYVELFGGDERYEYLKKSLLVDHMFMAGTDKWMTIPYMEYVIANRYNVILVSLSMIQSLTIFPLRTQPPSNFTQHRIIAIGHVHGNHFVQVKLKAGCPIPPTDILWASHCYPTAQFGQHTTLAGCKFTHK from the exons ATGACATTCGTATTATTAGGTTGTGAGAGAGGAGGTAAATACAGGCGGTATAAAAAAGACGTAGATATAAGTGGAACGGGAAGTAGGAAGTGTGAGTGTCCTTTCAGATTGCGAGGCAAACCAGTCAAAGGTGGTCAAGGGTGGATGGTTGAATTAATTTGTGGATCTCACAATCATGATTTGGCAGAGACAATGGTAGGTCATCCGTATGCTGGAAGGTTAAGTGTAGAGGAAAAGGTTATGGTGGAGGATATGACTAAAACTTCAGTGAAGGcaagaaatattttactaagaatgaaagagagaaatgagaagaatgTGACGACGATAAAGCAAGTTTATAATGCAATGTGTGTTCACCGAAGATCACAACGAGGTCACAGAACAGAAATGCAACAATTCATGTTGTTACTGGAGCGAGACATGTACGTGCATTGGTGTAGGTGTGAAGAGGTGTCCAATGTTGTGCAGGATATATTTTGGACACACCCAGATTCAGTAAAGCTAGTGAACAACTCATTTAATATTGTCATATTGATGGATAGTACGTACAAAACGAACAAGTATAGGATGCCTTTACTTGAGGTTGTTGGAATTACATCAACTG TGAGAATCGTGTTTCCTGAAGCTTATAATTTGCTATGTCGAtttcacattgataaaaatgtgaaagcaaaatgtaaaatattggTGCATCCAAGGGAGGCTTGGGATCAAGTAATGCAAGCTTGGGGATCTGTTGTGGATTGTGATATTGCTGAGGCCTTTGAAGATCATGTCAACCCTTTTCAAGTTGTTTGTTCTCCATGGCCTATATTTGTTGATTATGTGATGGATACATGGTTACGTCCACACAAAGAAAAATTTGTGAAGGCATGGATAGATAAG CTTCAATCAAAGAGTCTTAATGTGGTGGGACATCGATTTAAGGTTACAGCTTACAAAAAATTGTTAGGTTTTGTGTCAAAATATGCTTTGAACCTTATTTCTGAAGAGCTTGATAGGGTCAAATTAGTGGGGTTTGATAAAAATCGGTGTGGATGTGCTCTTACATGTACTCATGGTCTTCCGTGTGCGTGTCAATTGGCTTCATTTGGTGTGGGTAGCATACCACTTAAATCAGTACATGTCATGTGGACTCGATTAAGCTTTGAAGATATTGCAAGTGAACAATGTTCATCTGAGTTGTCAATTGACAAAGAGTTTGAGGTGATCACGAAGCGGTTCAAAGAGTTGGATGTTGCAG CCTTTCCAGAGAAGACATCTATTAACGCACCACATGCTAAGGTGAAAACAAAAGGTGTTGTAAAGATGGCTCGTCCTACGAAATTCATGAGATCAACTAAGCGAATGCCTTCTTATTTTGAACATGTGGATTTCTTACACTCGCAAGAGGATAGTTGTTCGACTAAAAAATCTATGGAAGGACACTTACCACAAATTCTACCACCAAAATCCATTCCTTTCTTTGATCAGTTCCCTGCAGGGTATCATCCATACATTTTTGATGTTGTGGACGTTAAGGCTGATGGCCATTGTGGGTACCGTGTTGTTGCTGCCGAATTGGGCATGGGAGAGGAGTCATGGGCTGTTGTTCGAatgaatttgttaaaagaacTAAGTGAATGGAGACAAGAATATGTTGAATTGTTTGGTGGTGATGAACGATATGAATACTTGAAGAAGTCACTTCTAGTTGACCACATGTTTATG GCAGGAACAGATAAGTGGATGACAATTCCATATATGGAATACGTTATTGCTAATCGGTACAATGTTATTTTGGTTTCATTGTCTATGATACAATCATTGACTATTTTTCCGTTAAGAACCCAACCACCAAGTAACTTCACTCAACACCGAATTATTGCAATTGGGCACGTCCACGGAAATCATTTTGTCCAG GTGAAGTTGAAAGCTGGTTGTCCTATTCCACCTACAGATATATTGTGGGCATCACATTGTTATCCTACAGCCCAATTTGGTCAACATACTACACTAGCCGGATGCAAGTTTACACACAAATAA
- the LOC137818576 gene encoding rop guanine nucleotide exchange factor 3-like, which translates to MDNSSNFDENSDVGYQPSPSSVDQNDHSITETVGYSTFSGDSFVYCRTNSEVSNFSEPIDDNSFAGEHSPSLWTPVKHGASQAVLSRLGMKQPRHSMDEKSDDLDLLESELDMMRERFSKLLLGEDMSGGGKGVCTAVTISNSITNLYATVFGQNLKLEPLNPEKKAMWKREMNCLLSVCDYIVEFAPTAQYLDDGTIVEMMTSRPRSDIYINLPALQKLDTMLIEILDSFQDTEFWYADQGSLSDNSTRSRAGSFRRIVQRKDEKWWLPVPCVHSGGLNDKSTKHLNEKRDCANQIHKAAMAINSSVLAEMDIPETYLANLPKSGRTSLGDTIYRYMYSADKFSPDYLLDCLKISSEHEALELADKVESSMFTWRRKACLSHSKTSWNKVKDLMADTDRSDKNYTLAERAETLLFCLKQRYPELSQTSLDTCKIQYNRDVGKAILESYSRVLEGLAFNIVAWIEDVLHADKSMRNQNV; encoded by the exons ATGGACAATTCATCCAACTTTGATGAAAACTCTGATGTGGGGTACCAACCTTCACCTTCTTCTGTGGATCAAAACGACCATTCAATCACTGAAACTGTTGGATACTCCACATTCAGTGGCGATTCCTTTGTGTATTGCCGGACTAATTCGGAGGTCTCAAACTTCTCTGAGCCTATTGATGACAATAGCTTTGCAGGTGAACATTCACCTTCTCTATGGACACCTGTGAAACATGGAGCTAGTCAGGCTGTTCTTTCAAGGTTAGGAATGAAGCAGCCCAGGCACTCAATGGATGAGAAATCTGATGACCTTGACCTCTTGGAGTCAG AGCTTGATATGATGAGGGAAAGATTTTCAAAGCTTCTATTGGGGGAAGACATGTCTGGTGGTGGGAAAGGTGTTTGCACTGCAGTCACAATATCAAATTCAATCACCAATCTCTATG CAACTGTTTTTGGGCAGAATTTGAAGTTGGAGCCTCTCAACCCTGAGAAGAAGGCCATGTGGAAAAGAGAAATGAATTGTCTCCTATCTGTGTGTGATTACATAGTAGAATTTGCCCCAACTGCACAATATTTAGATGATGGTACAATTGTGGAG ATGATGACAAGCAGACCAAGGTCAGATATTTATATTAACCTCCCAGCTCTTCAAAAGCTAGACACCATGCTCATA gaaATATTGGATAGTTTCCAGGATACTGAATTTTGGTATGCAGACCAAGGGAGCTTATCAGATAACTCAACTCGGTCACGTGCAGGCTCATTTCGAAGGATTGTTCAGAGGAAAGATGAGAAATGGTGGCTGCCAGTTCCTTGTGTTCACTCTGGGGGCCTGAATGATAAGTCAACAAAGCACTTGAATGAGAAAAGAGACTGTGCTAATCAAATTCATAAAGCAGCTATGGCTATAAATAGCAGTGTTCTAGCAGAGATGGACATCCCAGAAACATATCTGGCAAATCTTCCCAAG AGTGGAAGAACAAGTCTAGGGGACACAATTTACCGCTATATGTATTCTGCAGACAAGTTCTCACCAGATTACCTTCTTGATTGTCTCAAAATAAGCTCTGAACATGAAGCACTTGAGCTGGCAGACAAGGTTGAGTCTTCAATGTTCACTTGGAGGAGAAAAGCTTGTCTGAGCCATTCAAAAACATCATGGAACAAAGTTAAGGATCTCATGGCTGACACTGACCGAAGTGACAAAAACTACACCTTAGCTGAGAGAGCTGAGACCTTGTTGTTCTGCTTGAAGCAAAGATATCCTGAGCTCTCTCAAACATCCTTGGACACATGCAAGATTCAATACAACCGG GATGTAGGAAAAGCAATATTAGAGAGCTACTCAAGAGTACTAGAAGGCTTAGCATTCAACATTGTAGCTTGGATTGAAGATGTTCTTCATGCAGATAAATCAATGAGGAATCAAAATGTATAG
- the LOC137819521 gene encoding elicitor-responsive protein 3, whose protein sequence is MKTAILEVLVVNAKGITHTNLVGTPSYYVVIECGPQTQRSKVSSGKHKKPHWNQKFIFDLSEFDYKNSTHLKCRIMDTKLFSNGGFVGEAKIFLGGIILEGSEQGYIEIKPAAYNVVLQDHTYKGEIKIGFKFIGNNNKEKYLMGKQDQLKACEKKESPNSIFGWIWRILCCKIFFFYQNKTPKTH, encoded by the exons ATGAAGACAGCAATTCTTGAAGTACTTGTTGTTAATGCAAAAGGCATCACACACACGAATCTTGTAG GAACACCCTCTTACTATGTGGTTATTGAGTGTGGCCCTCAGACTCAAAGAAGCAAAGTTTCATCAG GAAAACATAAGAAGCCTCACTGGAATCAGAAATTCATATTTGATTTGTCAGAGTTTGATTACAAGAATTCAACCCATCTTAAATGTAGAATCATGGACACAAAACTCTTCTCAAATGGTGGATTTGTTGGTGAAGCCAA AATTTTCTTAGGTGGAATAATATTGGAAGGAAGTGAGCAGGGATACATAGAAATAAAACCAGCTGCATATAACGTGGTCCTTCAAGATCACACTTACAAAGGAGAGATAAAGATTGGATTTAAATTCATTGGAAATAATAAT AAAGAAAAGTACTTGATGGGGAAACAAGATCAATTGAAGGCGTGTGAGAAGAAGGAATCACCCAATTCAATTTTTGGATGGATTTGGAGAATCTTATGCTGCAAAATCTTCTTTTTCTATCAAAACAAAACTCCCAAAACTCATTAG
- the LOC137818577 gene encoding protein KTI12 homolog, with protein sequence MALVVMCGQPCSGKSKAALCLVEALKESESKHNVRIIDEACFHLDRNQSYANMPSEKNLRGVLRSEVDRSVSKDSIIIVDSLNNIKGYRYELWCLARASGIRYCVVYCDVEETFCRKWNEERREKGEVNYNDSIFEDLVRRFEKPERRNRWDSPLFELWPHREGTEKSSSAIIDAVSYLTKKVDSKTRDVKILQPTIATQTTRFSDANSLFELDKATQEVTNAIVEAQSQALGGPLNGVSVGKDLPVINISRSVGLPELRRMRRTFIKLTGQTSLSGPPPPSDADSAKRMFIDYLNRELGTS encoded by the coding sequence ATGGCACTGGTTGTAATGTGTGGGCAGCCATGCAGCGGGAAGTCCAAAGCTGCACTCTGTCTTGTTGAAGCTCTCAAGGAATCAGAATCAAAACATAACGTGAGAATCATAGACGAAGCTTGCTTTCATCTTGATCGTAACCAAAGCTATGCAAATATGCCTTCAGAGAAGAATTTAAGAGGGGTGCTTCGGTCAGAAGTAGATAGGTCTGTGTCCAAAGATAGTATCATCATAGTAGATTCTTTGAATAACATCAAGGGTTACAGATACGAGCTATGGTGCTTGGCTCGAGCTTCTGGAATCAGATACTGTGTGGTCTACTGTGACGTTGAAGAAACCTTTTGTAGGAAATGGAATGAAGAGCGCAGAGAGAAAGGAGAAGTCAATTATAATGATTCAATTTTTGAAGATTTGGTGAGAAGGTTTGAGAAACCAGAAAGAAGAAACAGGTGggattctccattgtttgaatTATGGCCACACAGAGAAGGGACAGAGAAATCTTCCTCTGCCATTATAGATGCTGTTTCCTACTTAACCAAAAAGGTGGACTCCAAAACCAGGGATGTTAAGATTCTGCAACCAACTATTGCCACTCAAACCACACGTTTTTCTGATGCAAATTCTCTCTTTGAATTGGACAAAGCAACACAAGAGGTCACAAATGCTATAGTAGAAGCACAATCTCAAGCTCTTGGAGGACCCCTTAACGGTGTTTCGGTGGGAAAAGACTTGCCTGTAATCAACATTTCAAGGTCAGTTGGGCTGCCGGAGCTTCGTAGGATGCGACGCACCTTCATAAAATTAACAGGGCAAACAAGTTTAAGTGGGCCACCACCCCCTTCTGATGCAGACAGTGCAAAAAGGATGTTCATTGACTACTTGAACAGGGAACTAGGAACATCCTGA